The DNA region CCCCTCTATTCCCCCTACATACTTGGTGTAGAGTCGCCCTCTCGGAGGGAGGGTACCCATGAGCCTGCTGATCAAGAACGGCGAGATCGTGACCGCTAGCGAGCGGTACGTGGCGGACATCTTCTGCGAGGGCGAGACGATCACCCGCATCGGCAAGAACCTCGCGCCACCCCCCGGCGCGACGGTCATCGACGCGACGGGCAAGTACGTCTTTCCGGGGTTCATCGACCCCCACACGCACATCTACCTGCCCTTCATGGGGACATTCTCCAAGGACAACTACACCACGGGTAGCCAGGCGGCGCTCGTGGGAGGCACCACCAGCTTCATCGACTTCGTCATCCCCACGCGCAAGGACCAGCCCCTGGCCGCGCTCTCCACCTGGAACAGCCAGTCCGAGGGGAAGTCGGCCTGCGACTTCACCTACCACATGGCCGTCACGCGCTTCGATGAGGGGATCGAGCGCGAGCTGACCGAGATCGTCGGGCAGGGGCTCCCCTCCTTCAAGATCTTCCTGGCCTACAAGGGGGCCTTCGGGATCGACGACACGGAGCTCTTCCACACGCTGCGCCTGGCGAAGAAGCTGGGCGTGATGACCACCGCCCACTGCGAGAACGAGACCGCCGTGGTCGAGCTGCAGCGCCGGCTCCTCGGCGAGGGTAAGACCGGGCCCGAGTGGCACTACCACAGCCGCCCGCCCCTGATCGAGGCCGAGGGGACGCACCACCTGATGACCTTCGCCGAGCTCCACGACGCGCACGTCTATATCGTGCACCTCTCGTGCGAGGAGGCGCTGCGCGCCGCGCTCGACGCCAAGCTGCGCGGGGTCAACGTCTGGGTGGAAACGCTGATCCAGTACCTCCTGCTCGACATGACCTACGCCGAGCGCCCGAACTTCGAGGGGGCGAAGTTCGTCATGTCGCCGCCGCTCCGGGACAAGCGCAACCAGTCCGTGCTCTGGAATGCGCTCCGCCACGGCATCGTCTGCACCGTGGCCACCGACCACGCGCCCTTCGATTTCTCGACGCAGAAGCCGATGGGCAAGGACGACTTCACCAAGATCCCGAACGGCATCCCGGCTCTCGAAGATCGCGTGAACCTGCTCTACACCTACGGCGTGAAGGCCGGGAAGCTGGACCTGCAGCGCTTCGTGGACGTGGGGAGCACGCAGGCGGCCAAGCTCTTCGGCCTCTACCCGCGCAAAGGAGCCATCCAGGTGGGCAGCGACGCGGACCTGGTGGTCTACGACCCGGCCTACGAGGGGAAGATCAGCGCCTCGCAGCAGGTCATGGCGGTGGACTACAACCCCTTCGACGGCTGGCCCGTCAAGGGGCGCCCGCACGTGGTGACGGTGCGCGGCGAGGTCGCCGCCAGGGACGGGAAGTTCGTCGGCACCGTCGGTCGCGGCCGGCTGCTCAAGCGCGAGCCGACGCACTTCTGAGACCGCATCGCTTGGCCTCGCAGGTCTTCTCGAACGGTTTGCCACGATGAACCTCGATCCACGTTCGAGCCTCCGCACCCTTGCACGGCGCCTCGTCGCCGCCACGCCTCCGGCCCTCCGCGAGCGGCTGCGCCTCGCGTACGAAGAGGCGCTGCGCCACCGGCCGTATGTCCGGCTCGGGGTGTTTCGCGGCGAGACGCCTGCCGGTCCGCTCACCGTGGCCGCCGGGGGCCTGAGCGCGGGGAGCTGGCTCTTCTACCGCGAGCTGCTCTTCCCGCAGCCGCCCCGGGAGGTGGGGCGACGGACGCTGCTCCTCCGTCAGCTCCGGAGGCCGCAGGAGCTTCCGGGGGATCTGGTGTTGGTGGAGGCGGACGGGGAGCGCGCGCAGGCGTTCGCCCCGGAGCGGGCGTTCGTCGTGCCGTACCACGTCGAGTGCGTGATTCCGGCGCACGGCACGTGGACCGAGCTCTACGACCGGTTGCCGAAGGGGCTGCGTGGCGAGGAGCTGCGCCTGGTGCGCAAGAACGGCTTCGATACGGAGCGAAAGCCCTCCCGCCGGGACGAGGACCTCGAGCGCTTCTTCGCCACCATGTACGAGCCCAGCATGCGCGTGCGCCACGGTGCGATCGCGCTGCCCGCGACCCGCGAGGAGATGCGACAGGCCTTCGCCCGCAGCGAGCTGCTCCAGATCTACCAGGGCGACGCTTGGGTAGGCGGCGGCGTGGTGGAGGCCAAAGGGGAGCTGGGATTTCTCCATTGGATCGGCTGCACCGACGGGGATCCGCGGCTCTACCGCGAGGGCGTGGCCTCCGCGATCTACCTTGCTGCGCTTCGCTGGGCCAACGCGCGGGGTCTGACCGGGCTTAACGTTGTCGGGGCGCGCCCATACTGGGAATCGCGGCAGCTCCGGGCGAAGCTCAAATGGGGGGCCACGCTCCGGATGCCCACCGATTGGCCCCGCCAGATCTGGATCAAGGTGCAGCGTCTCACGCCCGCGGTGCGCGCCTTCTTGCTCCAGAACCCCAGCATGGCCGTGGATGGCAAGGGCAACCTCTCGGCGCTGGTCTTCCACTCCGGTTCGACGACCGGGGCGCCGGGGGGGCCCGCCGCGGCGACGGAGGATCGGTATCGCAAGGTGGCGGGGGTGAGCGGTCTCATCCGGCGGGACGTGGACGAGCTCGTCTGACGGGCGTATGGGGGTGGCGCGTGCGTGGCGCGTACGCCGTGCTAACCTCGGGAGACGAGGTCAGGCAGCGTGCAGCGGTATTCAGCGGACGAGATCCCCGTCCGAGACCCCAGGATCATCGAAGGGCTCGCCGAGCTCACGGAGCGGCTCGCCGGGCGTTACCACCGCGCCGAGGTGCGGGGGACCGAGCACGTCCCCGAGGGCGCCGCGCTCTACGTGGGCAACCACAGCGGCGGGATCTACACCGTCGACACGCTCATCTTCGCCGCAGCGGTCTATCGGGCGCATGGCCTGACAGCCGTGCCGTACGGGCTCGCGCACGAGCTGGTGATGGAGCTGCCGCTCTTGCGGGAGATCGCCCGCACCCTGGGCGCCGTGCGCGCGAACCACGACAACGCGCGACGCCTCCTCGCCGCGGGGCACAAGACCCTGGTCTACCCGGGCGGAGACGTGGAGGCCATGCGGCCGTTCCGGCACCGCCACCGCCTGGTCTTCGACGGGCGGCGCGGCTACATGCGGCTGGCCATCGCGACGGGAGTCCCGGTGGTCCCGGTCGTGGCGGCGGGCTCGCACTCGAGCTTCCTCATCCTGGACGACCTGCGCTGGCTCTCGCGCGCGCTGGGCGCCGACCGGGTGCTGCGCTTCAAGGTCTGGCCCCTCACGCTGAGCGTTCCGTGGGGACTCACCCTCGGTCCTCCGCCACCGTATCTGCCCTTGCCGGTGCAGGTGCGGATGTCCATCTTGCCGCCCTTCGTGCCGGAGCGGACCGGGGAGGAGGCGGCCGCCGACCCGGACTACGTCACCCGGTGCGCCTCGGAGGTTGAGCGGCGCATGCAAGCGGCGCTCACCCAGCTCGCCCTCCGTCGGTAGCGCCGTGTGGAGCGCGTCGTCGCTGGTTCCGGAGGCGCGCGCCGTCAGCGTGAGCCGGCGGACGGATATCCCGGCCCTCTTCGGACCCTGGTTCGCGCGGCGCCTCGAGGAGGGGTTCGCCGAGTACGTGCCGCTCGGCCCACCGCGCCGCGTGCGCTGCAGCCTGCGCCCCGAGGAGGTCACGCACTTCGCCTTCTGGAGCAAGTGGCCGCGCCCGTTCTTCCCGGTGCTCGAGCGGGTGATCGCGCGCGGGTACCCCGTGCTCTGGAACGTGACGGTCACCGGCCTCGGAGGGACCGCGGTGGAGCCGCACGTGCCGGCGCCTGAGCGGGCCCTCGAGGCTGTGACCGAGCTCGCCCGCCGCGTGCCGGCGAGCGCGATCCTCTGGCGCTACGACCCGGTCTTCGTCTCGAGCCGCTATCCTGCCGCGCACCACCTGGAGACCTTCGCGCGCCTGGCCGAGCGCCTCGCGGGTCAGGTGGATCGCGTGGCGATCTCGTTTCTCACCTCCTACGCGCGGCAGGTCGCGCCGGACCTCCGGGCCTACGCGCACGAGACGCGCGACCAGGTCCCCGAGGTTCCACTGGCAGCACAAGTAGACCTGGCCGGGCGTCTCGCGGACCTCGCGCGCGAGGCGGGGCTCTCGCTGACTGTCTGCTGCAGCCCCGAGCTGCGAGCTGCGCTCGGCGCTCCCCGGGCCGAGTGCAACAGCTTCGCCTGGGCCGCCCGCGTCTATCCGGCGCTCGCCGCGCGTCGCCTTCCGGACAAACCGTGCCGCCCCGACTGCGGCTGCAGCAAGGAGGTGGACCTCGGGGTCTACGACACCTGCGTGCTCGGCTGCCGCTACAGCTACGGGAGCGCGTGCGAGGCGAGGGCCCGAGTGCGCTTTGCCGCGCACGATCCCGAGGCGCCCTGCCTCATCCCCTGAGCGCCGCGGAATAAGCAGATCGTGTCGTGGTGGTCGAGACGCGCTGATCCACGATTCTCGACGAGGATCATCCCGGATCTCTGGGAATCGGTGGCGCGTCGCGCCGCGGGCGGGCCGGCAGCGGCGTCTTTTCCGACTGTTGGCCGTGCTGCCCCGAGGGCATGGACCTTGCCATAGCGGCCTCCGCAACCATCACGGAGTGAAGGAAATGCGCGTTCAGCGTACGGTTCGGAGTGTATTGTCCGCCGCGGCGGGCCTGCTCCTGGTCCTTGGCGTGTGCTCCGCGGCACGCGCGGATATCGCCGCCCGCGCGATCCGCGATCGCGATACCCGGAACAAGGTCACGACCGCGGCGCGAGGCTGGCTGGCGGACGCTTGGCGTCGCACGAATCCAGCCGCAGCCCCGATCCAGGTCGCGCGTATCAAGGTCACGCGCGCGCTCGAGACGAACCTCAACTACCAGGGGCCGTATCTCGACACGGGGCTCCGGCCCATCCCGGCCCGCTACAGCCGCGACGACCAGTACAACAAGGACGGCGGCTTCCAGGTCTTCTTCCGCTTCCTCGACGCTGGCCGGCCGGTCACGGGGTACGTGATGTTCCCCTGGGCCAGTCTGGAGAAGGCGAGCAAGAATCCGCTGGCCACCCCGCGCGGGGCGCTGGTGGTGCGCGACGGGAAGAAGCAAACGCAGCTCGACGTGCCGCGGTAGAACGCCGAGATCCCCTCTCGTCGCCCGGCCCCCCGCGGAGCGGAGCCCTCGGGAGCCATCCCGGCCGCCGCCCAAGTCTCTGGATCCAAACGGCTCGTCGGTCGCCGCGCCGGACGGCGCGCGCAGGTGGACGGCTACTCCCGCCGGCAGGAGTGCTCGCCGCTCTCGCCAACCGCTCAAAATTACGACCATTATCTCGCGCACGACCTGGCACATCGCATGCATGGAGTTCCGGCATCACATCCACCAAGAGGAGCTGCCATGTGCGCAAAAAGACGCATGGTTCTGGTTGTCTGCGCTGTCCTGGGTCTTGCCGCACCGTCGGCCCACGCGGCCCCCAAGAGCGCGTCTGCAAAACCGGCCTATAGCCCCGTGACCGAGCTGCGGCAGGGCAACGTGCCGATCGCGCTGCGACAGCGCGCGGCCTACACGGCGCGGATGGCGCTCGGCATCATGGACGCGCACGCGGCCGGGACGGACCGTCCGCAGTTCCCCGGGAGCGGGGGGATGGAGCTCTTCGACGCCAAGGTCACCCATGACGGCTCCTACATACTTGGTGCCGGCATCAAGGCGAAGCACTCGGTCTTCGAGCACCCGGCGGACGGGAGTCTGGGCGTGGAGCGGACGCGTCAGGCCGAGGTCACCTTCTTCAACGCGGCCGACGGGGCCGTGAAGGCCTTGATCCTGCGTCGCGTCGGCAAGGGCAAGACCACCGAGTCGAAGTTCTATCGCTTCTCCGACGGGACCTTTCACGAGGAGCAGTTCTTCGTGAAGAAGAACGGCCAGGCCGGGTGGCGCTACTTCGTGCTGGATGCGAAGGGCCGCCGCGAGAAGGAGGTCACGCGCGACGAGATGGCTTCCTTGAAGCTGCGCGACGAGATGAAGCGCCTGGGGATTCCCTCGGCGCAGTGATGTCGGCCGAGTCTCGGCGTGCAGGTTCACGGTCGCGCGTCGAGCGCCTCGCGCACCCGCCGTAGCAGGAGCTCGGGGCTGGCGGGCTTCTGCAAGAGGACAGCGTCGGTGCGCAGGAGGTCGTGGCCGGAGATGGCGTCGGCCGTGAAGCCGGACATGTAGATGACCTTCGTCCGCGGCCGCTCGAGGAGGAGCAGTTCCGCGAGCTCCCGACCGTTCATCTGCGGCAGCACCACGTCGGAGAGCAGGAGATCGATCTCACCGGCGTGCGCGCGCGCCGCGGCGAGGGCGGCCTCGGGGGTGGCCGCCTCGAGCAGGCGGTAGCCGCCGCGCAGGAGCACCTCACGGGTCACGGCGCGCACCTGAGCGTCGTCCTCCACGACCAGGATCGTCTCCGAGCCTCCCGTCGAGAAGAGGTCGGGAAGGGAGGCCGCTGTGGTGGGTTCTTCCTCGGTGCAGGGCAGGTAGACCTTGAAGGTCGTGCCCCGCCCCGGCTCGCTGTAGACGCCCACGCTACCACCTGCCTGCTTGACGATGCCGAAGACTGTCGCGAGTCCCAGGCCCGTGCCCTTGCCCTTGGGCTTGGTCGTGAAGAAGGGCTCGAAGATGCGTGTCTGGGTGGCCGCGTCCATGCCGATGCCGGTATCGCTGACGGCGAGAAGCACGTGCGGGCCGAGCGCGGCGCCGAGATGACCTCGCTCGTAGGCTGCATCGAGGACCACGTGGTCGGTCTCGAGGGTCAGTTTTCCGCCCCGGGGCATGGCATCGCGCGCGTTCAGGACGAGGTTCAGGACCACCTGTTCGAGCTGCCCGCGGTCCGCCTTGACACGCCCCACGCCGGGACGGGCGACGATCGCCAGCTCCACGTCTTCACCGACCAGGCGGCGCAGCATCTTGCCGAGCTCGGTGACGACCTCGTTCGGATCGAGCACCTGGGGCTCGACCACCTGCTGCCGGCTGAAGGCGAGGAGCTGACGCGTCAGCCCGGCCGCTCGCTGCGCGGCCTTCTCGATCTCCTCGAGCCCCGCGCGCGCGGCGTGCCCGTTCGGCAGTTCGAGGAGGAGCAGCCCCGATTGGCCGAGGATGACCTGCAGCAGGTTATTGAAGTCGTGGGCCACACCTCCCGCCAGCCGTCCCAGGGCCTCGAGCTTCTGGGCCTGGAGAAGCTGCGCTTCCAGCCGCTGTCGCTCTGCTTCGCTGCGGTTGCGCTCCGCGATCTCGCGCTGCAGCTCGAGGTAGCGCTCGTCGAGCTCTTCGTGGGCTCGGCGGAGCTCGTCGCCAACGGACCACGCGGTGCGCAGCCAGGTCCACGAGCTGCGCAGCGACGCGAGGGCGCCCGTCTTCCGCCGGATCCGGATATCGAAGACGGCTCCGTCCGGCAGGGATCTCTGGGTGACCTCGGTTTCGTGGGCGCCGAAGAAGCGCGCCAGGCCGTGCAGGACCCCTTGCAGGACGAGGTGATTCTCGCGCGACGGTGCGTAGCCGGGTCGCATGCGCACCTCGATCCTCAGCAGGCCCGGCGTGACCTCGAGGATCCTGGTCTCCGGACCCACCACGAGGCGCGCGGCCGGTCCCCCGGGGGAAAAGGCCCAGCGATAGGTGTCGGCGAGGGAGAAGAGGAGCCGTGCGGGCACGACCAGCACGCGCAGGTAGGGTGAGTCCAGCAACGACGACCCGAGCTCTACGAGCTCCTCGTCGTTGAATACCTCACCGAGGTTCGCCATCAAGCGCGCGAACGCGGCCCACGAGATGCGCTGGTTCAGACTTCGTAGCTGGGCAAGGTCGTAGCCCGTGCCGTTCGCGAGCCGTTCGGGGTCCAGGCCCTTGCGTCGCGCGGCCTCGAAGAAGGGGCTGAGGGCCCGCGCGCTTACCTCGCGACCGATGAGCTCCTCGGGAATCGTGCGCGACGCGGGTTCGCTGGCCGTGCCGAGGTTGTCCACGACGCCCTCCACCGCCCCCCGCGGAGGTGAGTATGGCACGATGGGGGGCGTGTGCCGAGGGGGCGTCCCGAACGGCGGGGCCCGAGGCGGGCGAGGGGGGGCGCGAAGAGGGCGGGGGGCCGAGAGGGCGGCGCGGGAAAAAAAGAGGGGGGGGATCAGTCCTTACGGTAGATCGTGACCACGCAGGCGCCGCCGAGGCCCAGGTTGTGCTGGAGCGCGACCTTGGCGTTCGGCACCTGGCGCTTGTCGGCCTGGCCGCGGAGCTGCCATACGAGCTCCGTGCACTGCGCGAGCCCCGTGGCCCCGAGGGGATGTCCCTTCGAGAGGAGGCCGCCCGACGGGTTCGTGACCCACTTGCCGCCGTAGGTGTTGTCCCCGTCCCAGATGAACTTCTCGGCGCCCCCCTCGGGGCAGAGGCCGAGCGCCTCGTAGGTCAGGATCTCGTTGGCCGTGAAGCAGTCGTGCAGCTCGATGACCTGGATGTCCTTCGGACCGAGGCCGGCCTTCTCGTAGGCCTCCTTCGCCGAGGCCACCGCCATGTCGTAGCCGCACATCTTGATCATGCTCTTCTCGTCGAAGCTCGTCGCGAAGTCGGTCTTCATCGACTGCGCGGCGATGTAGACCGGGTTCGAGATCCCCTTCTTGCGGGCGAACTCGTCGGAGCAGAGGATCGCCGCGGCTGCGCCGCAGGTCGGCGGGCAGCACTGGAAGCGCGTGAGCGGGTCGAAGACCTCCTGCGACTCCATGATCTGCTGCAGAGTCATCTTCTCGTTGAACATGGCGAGCGGATTGCGGCTCGCGTGGTCGCGGGCCTTCACGGCCACCTGTCCGAAGGTCTCGCGCTTGGTGTCGTACTTCCAGCGGTACTCGCGTCCCGCGCCGCCGAACATCTGCGCCGCCGGCGGAGCCTCGGTGAAGCCCTGCACGTCGTTCATCAGCCCGGCGTGCCGGTCGAGGGGGTTCGTGCGGTCGGTGTACTTCGAGCCGAGCGCGCCCTTCTCCATCTGCTCGAAGCCGATCGCGATCACGCACTCGGCGAGGCCCCCGGCCACCGCCTGCGCCGCGAGCATCAGCGCGCTCGAACCCGTCGAGCAGTTGTTGTTCACGTTGAAGACCGGGATCCCGCTCAGGCCCACCTCGTAGACCGCGCGCTGACCGCAGGTGCTGTCGCCGTAGACGTAGCCGCAGACGGCCTGCTGGACCTCCTTGTAGTCCACGCCGGCGTCGGCCAGAGCCGCGCGCGCGGCGTTCGCCGCCATCACGTTATAGGGGTCGCTCGCGCCGGGCTTCTGGAACTTCACCATCCCGACGCCGATCACGTTCACTTTGCGTGGCATTCCTCAGACCTCCTTGGGCCGCCGCGCGGGCGGCCGTTCGAACGCAGCTCGAGAGCTAGAGCAATCCCGCCATCAGCAGGGCCACCTTGTGTACCGGGCGCATCGCCCCGTCCACGCGCGCCTTGCCGTTCTGGAAGAGAGCTTGCAGCGTCTGCTCGCCCTTGGCCACCTGCCCGAGCGATTCGTCATCCATCGTCACGGTCGTCTCGGCCGTGGCGTCGGCCCCGGACTTCATCGTGCCCTTCTGCTTGAAGTCCACTGTCCAGGCCTGACCGTCCACCTTGAAGCAGACCACCGCGCCGACCTCTGCCGCGAGGTCCGGCTTCGCGGCGAGGCGCGTGGCCAGCTTCTCGAAGACCAGGCCGGCCACCTTCTCGGCCTTCTTCGGCCCCGTCGTGGCCGCAGCCGCCTGCCCCGCGCCCGACGCGCGCGCCGCCGTGATGGCCGCCTTGGCCTGGTTCACGTCGATCTTCTGCAGGAAGGACAGCTTCTGCGAGGCCATCACGTTGCCGGAGATCTTGAGCTGGCCGCCGAAGTAGAGCTTCTGCGGGTCGGCCTTTCCGGAGGTCATGGCCATGAAGTTCTCGTCGGAGAGCTCGAGCGTGCACTCGGACTTCGCGGCCTCGCCCGCGTCCACGGCACCCTGCTTCAGGTCCACGGTCCAGACGCTCTCCGGCGAGGTGAGCCGGAACTGGAAGACCACCCCGATGGCCTTCACCGTCTCGGCGTTCTTCTGCACGTAGTCGCGGATCGCCGCGAAGACGTCCGCGCTGGTCAGCTTGTCCGAGGCGGGGGCCGCCGCGGTCGCGCCCGTCGCCGCTCCGCCGCCGCCCGACGCCACGCGCGCCTTGGCTGCGGCCATCACCATCGCCGGGTCGATCTTCTGCAGGAAGGTCAGCTTCTGCGAGGCCATCACGTTGCCCGAGATCTTCAGCTTGCCGCCGAAGTAGAGCTTGTTCGGGTCGGCCTTGCCCGTGCACATGTCCATGAAGTCGG from Deltaproteobacteria bacterium includes:
- the hydA gene encoding dihydropyrimidinase produces the protein MSLLIKNGEIVTASERYVADIFCEGETITRIGKNLAPPPGATVIDATGKYVFPGFIDPHTHIYLPFMGTFSKDNYTTGSQAALVGGTTSFIDFVIPTRKDQPLAALSTWNSQSEGKSACDFTYHMAVTRFDEGIERELTEIVGQGLPSFKIFLAYKGAFGIDDTELFHTLRLAKKLGVMTTAHCENETAVVELQRRLLGEGKTGPEWHYHSRPPLIEAEGTHHLMTFAELHDAHVYIVHLSCEEALRAALDAKLRGVNVWVETLIQYLLLDMTYAERPNFEGAKFVMSPPLRDKRNQSVLWNALRHGIVCTVATDHAPFDFSTQKPMGKDDFTKIPNGIPALEDRVNLLYTYGVKAGKLDLQRFVDVGSTQAAKLFGLYPRKGAIQVGSDADLVVYDPAYEGKISASQQVMAVDYNPFDGWPVKGRPHVVTVRGEVAARDGKFVGTVGRGRLLKREPTHF
- a CDS encoding 1-acyl-sn-glycerol-3-phosphate acyltransferase — its product is MQRYSADEIPVRDPRIIEGLAELTERLAGRYHRAEVRGTEHVPEGAALYVGNHSGGIYTVDTLIFAAAVYRAHGLTAVPYGLAHELVMELPLLREIARTLGAVRANHDNARRLLAAGHKTLVYPGGDVEAMRPFRHRHRLVFDGRRGYMRLAIATGVPVVPVVAAGSHSSFLILDDLRWLSRALGADRVLRFKVWPLTLSVPWGLTLGPPPPYLPLPVQVRMSILPPFVPERTGEEAAADPDYVTRCASEVERRMQAALTQLALRR
- a CDS encoding DUF1848 family protein; this encodes MSRRTDIPALFGPWFARRLEEGFAEYVPLGPPRRVRCSLRPEEVTHFAFWSKWPRPFFPVLERVIARGYPVLWNVTVTGLGGTAVEPHVPAPERALEAVTELARRVPASAILWRYDPVFVSSRYPAAHHLETFARLAERLAGQVDRVAISFLTSYARQVAPDLRAYAHETRDQVPEVPLAAQVDLAGRLADLAREAGLSLTVCCSPELRAALGAPRAECNSFAWAARVYPALAARRLPDKPCRPDCGCSKEVDLGVYDTCVLGCRYSYGSACEARARVRFAAHDPEAPCLIP
- a CDS encoding response regulator, with the protein product MDNLGTASEPASRTIPEELIGREVSARALSPFFEAARRKGLDPERLANGTGYDLAQLRSLNQRISWAAFARLMANLGEVFNDEELVELGSSLLDSPYLRVLVVPARLLFSLADTYRWAFSPGGPAARLVVGPETRILEVTPGLLRIEVRMRPGYAPSRENHLVLQGVLHGLARFFGAHETEVTQRSLPDGAVFDIRIRRKTGALASLRSSWTWLRTAWSVGDELRRAHEELDERYLELQREIAERNRSEAERQRLEAQLLQAQKLEALGRLAGGVAHDFNNLLQVILGQSGLLLLELPNGHAARAGLEEIEKAAQRAAGLTRQLLAFSRQQVVEPQVLDPNEVVTELGKMLRRLVGEDVELAIVARPGVGRVKADRGQLEQVVLNLVLNARDAMPRGGKLTLETDHVVLDAAYERGHLGAALGPHVLLAVSDTGIGMDAATQTRIFEPFFTTKPKGKGTGLGLATVFGIVKQAGGSVGVYSEPGRGTTFKVYLPCTEEEPTTAASLPDLFSTGGSETILVVEDDAQVRAVTREVLLRGGYRLLEAATPEAALAAARAHAGEIDLLLSDVVLPQMNGRELAELLLLERPRTKVIYMSGFTADAISGHDLLRTDAVLLQKPASPELLLRRVREALDARP
- a CDS encoding lipid-transfer protein yields the protein MPRKVNVIGVGMVKFQKPGASDPYNVMAANAARAALADAGVDYKEVQQAVCGYVYGDSTCGQRAVYEVGLSGIPVFNVNNNCSTGSSALMLAAQAVAGGLAECVIAIGFEQMEKGALGSKYTDRTNPLDRHAGLMNDVQGFTEAPPAAQMFGGAGREYRWKYDTKRETFGQVAVKARDHASRNPLAMFNEKMTLQQIMESQEVFDPLTRFQCCPPTCGAAAAILCSDEFARKKGISNPVYIAAQSMKTDFATSFDEKSMIKMCGYDMAVASAKEAYEKAGLGPKDIQVIELHDCFTANEILTYEALGLCPEGGAEKFIWDGDNTYGGKWVTNPSGGLLSKGHPLGATGLAQCTELVWQLRGQADKRQVPNAKVALQHNLGLGGACVVTIYRKD